The genomic interval ACTTCTGGTGGGGCTCGGTCTTCCTGGTCAACATCCCGATGGCCGCGATCGGCATCGCCGCCTGCGTCTTCCTGCTGCCCGAGACCAAGGACCCCGCATCCCCCAGGGTCGACGCCCTCTCCACCGCGTTCACGGCGGCCGGCCTCGGCGCCCTGATCTACGCGATCATCGAGGCGCCCAGCCGCGGTTGGGGCGACCCGCTGATCGTGGGCATGCTCGTCGGATCCGCGATTCTGTTGGCCGCGCTCGTGCTGCGTGAGCGGCGCATGGAACGCCCCATGCTCGACATGACCCTGCTCAGCCACCGCGGCTTCCTGTTCAGCTCGATCGCGGCGACCCTGGTCATGTTCGTCCTGTCCGGCCTGCTGTTCGTGCTGCCGCAGTACCTCCAGGCGGTGCTCGGCAACGACGCGCTCGGCACCGGCGTCCGGCTGCTGCCCATGATGGGCGGCCTGATCATCGCGGCCCGGGCCGCACAACCGCTCGTCAACAAGTTCGGCTCCCGTGCCGTGGTCTGCGCGGGCCTGGTGGTGCTGGCCTTCGCCGCGCTGCTCGGCAGCCGTACGACGGTGGACTCCGGCTACGGCTTCACCGCGCTGTGGCTGTCCATCACCGGGTTCGGCTTCGGCTTCTCGATCGTCCCCGCGATGGACGGTGCGCTGGGCGCGCTGCCCCGGGACCGGGCCGGCAGCGGTGCCGGGCTCCTGATGACCATGCGCCAGGTCGGCGCCGCGATCGGCATCGCCCTGCTGGGCAGCCTCCTCGCGAGCAGCTTCCGCGACCGCCTCGACGTCACCGGCCTGCCCGCGAAGGCGGCCGACACGGCCGGGGAGTCCGTCGTAGCGGCGCACATGGTCGCGCGGAAGGCAGGCTCGGCGGACCTCATCTCCTCCGCGAACAGCGCGTACGTCCACGGCATGGGCCTGGTCCTGCTGGTGTGCGGCGTCGCGGCCCTCGTCACCGCCCTGCTGTCGGCGGCGTTCCTGCCGAACACGCCGGCCGCGCCCACCAAGAAGGAGGAGGCCGAGGAAGACCCGGCCACAGCCGTGGCCATCGCTCTGGCGGATGCCGGACAATGAGCACCATGACGGCAACGCCCTCCCCCTTCAGCCCCGCCGACCGCCCCCAACTGGGCCTCCGCGAGCGCAAGAAGATCAAGACCCGCGAGGCGATCCGCACCGCGACGTACGCACTGGTCAAGGAACAGGGCTACGACGCGACCACGATCGAGCAGATCGCCGAGCGCGCCGAGGTGTCGCCGTCGACCGTCTTCCGCTACTTCCCCACCAAGGAAGACATCGTCATCACGGACGAGTTCGACCCGATCATCATGGAGGAGCTCCGGGCTCGCCCCGCCGACGAACCGTGGATGGTCACCCTGCGGTACGTGATGCGCAAGGCCATCCAGTTCGGCCTCAAGGAGGACCAGGAGATCTCCCGCCTCCGCTCCCACCTCATGGTCCAGGTCCCGGCGGTGCGCTCACGGATGATGGAGAGCATGTCGGTCACCGGCAACATGCTCTGCCACGCCATCGCCGAACGCACCGGCCGGGACGCGGAGAGCCTGGAGGTCCGGGTCTACGCGATGTCCATCGTCGGCGGCCTGATGGAGGCGTCCCTGTACTGGGCGGAGAGCGGCCACCAGGGGGAGCTCTCGGACCTGGTGGAGCGGGCGATGGATGTACTGGAGCACGGGCTCACTGACTGAGCCCGCGCTCCAGCGACAACTACCCCTTCTTCTTTACGGTCTTGACGTCACCCTTCCCGCACGCCACCCCGTCCCTGTTCGGGTCGAGTCGCAGCGGGTCGTCCTTGCCGTTGACCTTCAGGCGGCCGTAGTCGTTCTGCTGGAGCCATGAACAGCGGGCCGCAGTAGTCGACTTGACCTCCTTCGGGAAGACGGTCGGGACGCAGACGTTGATCGTGCCGTAGTGGCGGTCGCAGCCGGAGATGGTCGGGCTGACCTTCTGGGAGGTGCGCTTCTTGCCTGGCTCGGTGACCTTGCCCTTCAGGGAGTCCGCGAAGGAGTGGACGTGGGCGGAGGCGGTGTCTGTAGTGAGTGCCGAAGGGCCTTGCAGGTGGACCCACTTGGCCACCGACGGGACCCCGTTGGCGTCGACCGCGAAGAGCATGTACCAGCCGGGCGGGGCCAGGTTGGGGTTGCTCGTGACGTTCAGGTCGACCGTGTTGCCGTTCACCGACAGCGGCAGGTCCACGAACCGCTGGTTCGGGTCCGAGGAGTGCGTGACCGCGGCCGGGCGGATCAACTCGGCCTTGGCGATGGGCCGGTCGACGGTGACCGTCTGGGTGTCGCCGTACTCCCACTCGTTGTCGATGACCGAAGTGATCGTCGGCCGCGTGCCCTTGAGGAGATACGGCGGGGTGTAGATCGACACGTTGTGGTTCCAGGTGCCGTTGCCCGGGTTGTCACCGGTCGACATCACCCGGCCGTCCGGCAGCAGGAACGAGGAGGAGTGGTAGCCCCGGGCCTCCGGGTCGGCGGCCACCGGGTCGAACGTCGTGGTCGCCGGGTCGAAGATCGACGCCTCGTACACCGGGTTCGCGCGGTTGTGCAGCCCGCCGCCCGTCTCCAGGACCGTGCCGTCCGGCAGGATCACGGTGGACACGTACATCTTGCCCTGGGCGCCGGTCTCGGCCACCGGACCGTTCCCCAAGTCGACGGTCCCCTGCGGAATTTGGGGGCCGACCGTGTACGTCGGGTTCGCGGCCTTGAGGTCGATGATGTCGGTCAGCCGGTTCGCGTCCGGGTTGGAGTCGATGTTGCCGCCGCCGACGGTGAGCACCTTCTGGTCCTGCGCCGGAGGCAGCAACACGCTTGCCGACTGGTCGCGTTGGTCCTTGTTCTGGAGCCCCGAGACCGACGTGATCGTGTTCGCGTTGTAGTCGTAGATCGCGCTGCCCGTCCCCGGGATGTTGTTCCCGAAGACATGGCTGCCCGTGTAGAAGAGCCGGCCGTCCTGCATCAGGACCATCGACGGGTACAGCCCCCAGTACGACCAGGTCTGGTTGACCTGCGACAACGGCAGCCACTTCTGCTGGGCGTCCGACCAGTACTCGGCGGTCACCGACCCCGTCGAGTCCTCGCGCAGCCCGCCGAAGGAGATGACGTCACCGTTGCCCAGCTCGGTCGCCGACGGGTACCAGTGACCGTCGTTGAGGTCGTTCGTCCTGCTGTACGTCTCGGTCGCCGGGTCGAAGATGTACGAGTCCTTGTACCCCTCGTACCCGTGCGAACCGTCCGCCGCCGGGAACGCCTTGTTGCCGCTCAGCACCAGCACCCGGCCGTCCTGCAACTGGATGTGCCCCGAGCAGAACATGTCCTTCGGCGTCGGGATCACTTTGTACGTCCCGGCCACCGGGTCGTACACCGCGCTCGTGAACGTCCCCGCGTCGAACTGCTCCTGGCTGTTCCCGGAGCCCGCGATCAGCAGCACCTTGCCGTTGTTGAGCACGACGGAGTGCATCGAGCGCACCGGGTTCTGGGTCGGGAGCACGTCCCAACGGCCGTTCGCACACTCCTCGGTGGTCGCCGTACAGGTCGCGGGCGGGAGCGTGTCCGGGACCTGGTCCATCGTGTAGTCGTCGGTGGTCGCGGACCCGGTGCCGTAGACCGAGACCCCCCAGGTGATCCGGTCGGTACCGGCCGGGACTTCAGGCGTACGGACCGTGGCCTGGGTCCAACTGCCCTGCATCTCCAGGGTCTTGAGGTCGGTCCAGTACTGCCACCCGGCCGTCGCGTCGTGCCGGAACAGCGTGATGTTCGCGTCCGGCGTCGTCGTCTTGTACCAGAGCCCGAGGTCGTACTGCTTGCCCGCCGTCACCACCGGCGCGCAGGCCGTCGACTCGGTGATCAGCGCCTTGCGGTCACCGTCCACCCGCCGCGTCACGGTGACCTTCATGGCCTTCGAACCGGAGTGCGCGTCCGAAGTCGTAGTGAAATCAAAGTCGTTGTCGCCCCAGCCGGACTTCTCCCAGCAGTACGGCATCCCGTCACCGCCCCCCGTCTCGAAGCCCGGGTTGACGACGAGGTTCGCGGCCTCGGCCGACTGCGGCGAGGTGAGCAGCAGTCCGACGGTCAGGGCGCCCACCCCGGCGAAGGCGGTTCTTCTGCGGTACTTGTTCACGCGGCTCTCCTTGGTGCTGTACGACTCTCCTTGCGGCTCCCTTTGCGACGCGGGAGGTAGACCAACGCCTCTGTGCCCACGAAGCGCAGAACGAAGGTCATGACCAGCGCGAGCGCGGTCGCCGACACGGCGCCCATGCCGAACTTGTGGACGAACAGGGCGATCAGCGGGATCCGCAGCACCAGGTCGGCGTTGGCGAGCAGCGCGAACCGGCCCGCCCGGTCCCACCAGCTGCGGTGCCGGCGCCGGTCGCGGAACAGCAGGTGCTCGATGAGCAGGAAGTTCCAGGCCACGCCGAGCTGGTTGGCGAGGATCTCGGCGGGGACGTAGTGCATGC from Streptomyces sp. NBC_01288 carries:
- a CDS encoding DHA2 family efflux MFS transporter permease subunit is translated as MATVTQSNDVRRDPRRWWALGALVASMLTLGFDTTILNVALPTMAGELGATTGQQQWMADSYVIVFAALMLPAGLLGDRFGRRRMLIAGLGIFLAGSVAGALAGDVNWVIAARTVMGVGAALVTPLALSVLPSLFGPDERTKAVGVISAASSLGLPLGPIIGGWLLNHFWWGSVFLVNIPMAAIGIAACVFLLPETKDPASPRVDALSTAFTAAGLGALIYAIIEAPSRGWGDPLIVGMLVGSAILLAALVLRERRMERPMLDMTLLSHRGFLFSSIAATLVMFVLSGLLFVLPQYLQAVLGNDALGTGVRLLPMMGGLIIAARAAQPLVNKFGSRAVVCAGLVVLAFAALLGSRTTVDSGYGFTALWLSITGFGFGFSIVPAMDGALGALPRDRAGSGAGLLMTMRQVGAAIGIALLGSLLASSFRDRLDVTGLPAKAADTAGESVVAAHMVARKAGSADLISSANSAYVHGMGLVLLVCGVAALVTALLSAAFLPNTPAAPTKKEEAEEDPATAVAIALADAGQ
- a CDS encoding TetR/AcrR family transcriptional regulator gives rise to the protein MSTMTATPSPFSPADRPQLGLRERKKIKTREAIRTATYALVKEQGYDATTIEQIAERAEVSPSTVFRYFPTKEDIVITDEFDPIIMEELRARPADEPWMVTLRYVMRKAIQFGLKEDQEISRLRSHLMVQVPAVRSRMMESMSVTGNMLCHAIAERTGRDAESLEVRVYAMSIVGGLMEASLYWAESGHQGELSDLVERAMDVLEHGLTD
- a CDS encoding galactose oxidase-like domain-containing protein: MNKYRRRTAFAGVGALTVGLLLTSPQSAEAANLVVNPGFETGGGDGMPYCWEKSGWGDNDFDFTTTSDAHSGSKAMKVTVTRRVDGDRKALITESTACAPVVTAGKQYDLGLWYKTTTPDANITLFRHDATAGWQYWTDLKTLEMQGSWTQATVRTPEVPAGTDRITWGVSVYGTGSATTDDYTMDQVPDTLPPATCTATTEECANGRWDVLPTQNPVRSMHSVVLNNGKVLLIAGSGNSQEQFDAGTFTSAVYDPVAGTYKVIPTPKDMFCSGHIQLQDGRVLVLSGNKAFPAADGSHGYEGYKDSYIFDPATETYSRTNDLNDGHWYPSATELGNGDVISFGGLREDSTGSVTAEYWSDAQQKWLPLSQVNQTWSYWGLYPSMVLMQDGRLFYTGSHVFGNNIPGTGSAIYDYNANTITSVSGLQNKDQRDQSASVLLPPAQDQKVLTVGGGNIDSNPDANRLTDIIDLKAANPTYTVGPQIPQGTVDLGNGPVAETGAQGKMYVSTVILPDGTVLETGGGLHNRANPVYEASIFDPATTTFDPVAADPEARGYHSSSFLLPDGRVMSTGDNPGNGTWNHNVSIYTPPYLLKGTRPTITSVIDNEWEYGDTQTVTVDRPIAKAELIRPAAVTHSSDPNQRFVDLPLSVNGNTVDLNVTSNPNLAPPGWYMLFAVDANGVPSVAKWVHLQGPSALTTDTASAHVHSFADSLKGKVTEPGKKRTSQKVSPTISGCDRHYGTINVCVPTVFPKEVKSTTAARCSWLQQNDYGRLKVNGKDDPLRLDPNRDGVACGKGDVKTVKKKG